In the Oryza glaberrima chromosome 6, OglaRS2, whole genome shotgun sequence genome, one interval contains:
- the LOC127776936 gene encoding uncharacterized protein LOC127776936: MAEHPPNHRGEGMDDFVAELARMTLVVGYPNAPEYSTVPPLSGELPHRVRLEVHGYVGTCLANMVVEASRGTADHVCQEAAYQMMARLGERHNYIFCNTAYRFHPRRASGDDVSTFRQTAGENDTTFGHMCAVMRGMDRMHSDLHKASKALNDGKLVRIIALKDEIARLKRENAQLKGLPAPGGVRIRTTPRKSTTAPVRIQLAPRNPPPPASPAAPPAPPAVPVAPAALAPVQAPVLVSAPAFALSFAPASAVRGPASGNGGWLPATPSGSRDHSSSSSSGSEPGSGETTTNPMEANDWLHAIEKKLNLLQCNDQEKVAFATHQLQGPASAWWDNHMATRPPGTVVTWAEFCRSFRKAQVPDGVVAQKKREFRALHQGNRTVTEYLHEFNRLARYAPEDVRTDAEKQEKFLAGLDDEITNQLISGDYADFERLVDKAIRQEDQRNKMDRKRKAAQFRSNQGSHQRPRFTPGQQGGPTTMIVRQHRPFNSSNFHQGASGSQNHHGVTLTNEKGDTVVYKSLVSPKQGVSLNQIEVEIPVVTEGKSLRKLEEIPIVCEYPERPYRMAANELAEVKK; this comes from the exons atggccgagcacccacccaaccaccgcgGAGAAGGCATGGATGATTTCGTGGCAGAATTGGCTCGCATGACACTGGTGGTGGGCTACCCCAACGCGCCAGAGTACTCGACGGTTCCACCGCTCAGTGGCGAGCTTCCTCACCGTGTTCGCCTGGAGGTCCATGGATATGTGGGTACCTGCCTCGCTAACATGGTGGTCGAGGCATCCAGAGGCACAGCAGATCACGTTTGTCAGGAGGCAGCATACCAGATGATGGCCAGACTAGGGGAGCGCCACAACTACATCTTCTGCAACACGGCGTACCGGTTTCACCCTCGTCGAGCCAGCGGCGACGATGTCAGTACCTTCCGTCAGACAGCCGGTGAGAACGACACCACCTTCGGCCACATGTGCGCCGTGATGAGGGGGATGGACAGGATGCACTCGGATCTGCACAAGGCGTCCAAGGCCTTGAATGATGGGAAGCTCGTGAGGATCATAGCTCTGAAGGATGAGATAGCACGCCTGAAGAGGGAGAATGCTCAGTTGAAGGGTCTCCCCGCGCCAGGAGGAGTCCGGATCCGCACCACGCCCCGCAAGTCGACGACGGCACCCGTGCGCATTCAACTTGCGCCCAGGAACCCACCTCCGCCTGCAtctcccgccgctcctccggctccgcccgCAGTTCCCGTAGCTCCTGCAGCTCTAGCGCCAGTTCAAGCTCCTGTTCTAGTGTCAGCTCCCGCGTTTGCTCTCTCCTTCGCTCCAGCATCAGCCGTCAGGGGCCCAGCCAGTGGCAACGGGGGTTGGTTGCCTGCCACTCCCAGTGGCAGCCGCGACCATAGTAGCAGCAGCTCCAGTGGCTCAGAGCCGGGCAGCGGCGAGAC CACGACCAACCCCATGGAGGCGAATGACTGGCTacatgccatagagaagaaacTAAACCTCCTGCAATGCaacgatcaggagaaggtcgccTTCGCCACGCACCAGCTCCAAGGTCCCgcgtcagcttggtgggacaatcacATGGCCACCCGCCCGCCAGGCACTGTGGTCACTTGGGCGGAGTTCTGTCGCAGCTTTAGGAAGGCGCAGGTGCCAGACGGggtcgtggcacaaaagaagagggaattccgGGCACTCCACCAAGGCAACAGGACAGTGACAGAGTAtctccatgagttcaatcgcctCGCGCGATATGCGCCGGAGGATGTCCGCACTGACGCCGAGAAGCAGGAGAAATTCCTAGCAGGTCTGGATGACGAAATAACCAACCAGCTGATCTCTGGAGACTACGCCGACTTTGAGAGGTTGGTTGACAAGGCAATCCGTCAGGAGGATCAGCGCAACAAAATGGACAGGAAGAGAAAGGCGGCGCAGTTCCGGTCCAACCAAGGAAGCCATCAGCGACCGCGCTTCACTCCCggacagcagggtggacctaccaccatGATCGTCCGCCAGCACCGCCCTTTCAACTCAAGCAACTTCCATCAGGGCGCCAGTGGCAGCCAGAACCACCATGGAG tcaccttgacCAACGAGAAGGGAGACACAGTAGTGTACAAATCGCTAGTCTCACCAAAGCAAGGGGTCTCCTTgaatcagattgaggtggaaaTCCCAGTGGTCACCGAGGGGAAGAGTTTGAGGAAATTGGAAGAGATCCCCATAGTCTGCGAGTACCCAGAA agaccgtacagGATGGCAGCCAAcgagctagcagaggtcaagaagtag